A window of Paraburkholderia bryophila contains these coding sequences:
- a CDS encoding carboxymuconolactone decarboxylase family protein: MSTFQVHTLDSAPEQSRPVLQQLQQTFGFIPNIAGAMAESPVLIGAFINLFQKVHSGTFSEAQIQTLLLTNAVTNACSWAVAFHTALALNEGLTPADVEAIRAGRAPADRQHAALSTLAKTAIEKRGHLGDQDVSAFLEAGFRRDQVLELLAVTAASTITNYVGSITQPPLETQFQVHAWHA, encoded by the coding sequence ATGTCGACGTTTCAAGTTCATACCCTTGACTCCGCGCCGGAACAATCGCGGCCCGTGTTGCAGCAGCTTCAGCAGACTTTTGGCTTTATCCCGAACATTGCGGGAGCGATGGCTGAATCGCCCGTGCTGATCGGCGCGTTTATCAACCTGTTTCAGAAGGTGCATTCCGGCACGTTTTCCGAAGCGCAGATCCAGACGCTTTTGTTGACGAACGCGGTGACCAACGCATGTTCGTGGGCGGTTGCATTTCATACGGCGCTGGCGCTGAATGAAGGGCTCACGCCCGCCGACGTCGAAGCGATTCGCGCCGGCCGTGCGCCTGCGGATCGTCAGCATGCAGCGCTTTCGACTCTGGCGAAGACCGCAATTGAAAAGCGCGGCCATCTCGGCGATCAGGACGTGAGCGCGTTTCTCGAAGCAGGCTTTCGTCGCGATCAAGTGCTCGAACTGCTCGCGGTCACGGCGGCGTCGACCATCACGAACTACGTGGGCAGTATTACGCAGCCGCCGCTGGAAACTCAGTTCCAGGTTCACGCATGGCATGCCTGA
- a CDS encoding O-methyltransferase, whose product MNQEQWTAMDEFLTSQLLPQDTALDAALEASTQAGLPAINVAPNQGKLLNLLAKLRGARRILEVGTLGGYSTIWLARALPADGRLVSLEVDAAHAQVARANVERAGLSKTVSVVLGPAAQTLEQFVADSAEPFDMIFLDADKRSYPEYLRLSLQLSRPGTLIVADNVIRRGQVADHASTDPDVIGLHAFFRQLATNPRLDSTAVQTVGVKGWDGFSMTLVSN is encoded by the coding sequence ATGAATCAGGAACAGTGGACCGCAATGGACGAGTTTTTGACGAGCCAACTCTTACCGCAGGACACCGCGCTAGACGCCGCATTGGAAGCAAGCACGCAAGCCGGCCTGCCGGCAATCAACGTCGCGCCCAATCAGGGCAAACTGCTCAACCTGCTGGCGAAGCTGCGTGGCGCCCGCCGCATTCTCGAAGTCGGCACGCTCGGCGGCTACAGCACGATCTGGCTTGCGAGAGCGCTGCCGGCCGACGGCCGCCTCGTCTCCCTCGAAGTGGACGCTGCCCACGCCCAGGTAGCGCGGGCCAACGTGGAACGCGCGGGATTGTCGAAGACCGTCTCGGTCGTGCTCGGCCCAGCGGCGCAGACACTCGAACAATTCGTGGCGGATTCGGCCGAACCGTTCGACATGATCTTTCTCGATGCGGACAAGCGGAGTTATCCGGAGTATCTGCGTCTGTCGTTGCAATTGAGCCGTCCCGGCACGCTGATCGTCGCCGATAACGTGATTCGCCGCGGACAAGTCGCGGATCACGCGAGCACTGATCCGGATGTTATCGGCCTGCACGCGTTCTTCAGGCAACTCGCAACGAATCCGCGCCTGGATTCGACGGCGGTGCAGACTGTCGGCGTAAAAGGCTGGGACGGATTTTCAATGACACTCGTCTCCAACTGA
- a CDS encoding molybdopterin-dependent oxidoreductase → MNKRQFLTRAAVLSATASPAFATKPARHEACNASPVVLTITGSIKRHNRGALDPAFDQLLAKHQVKFSEAYGVDFALIASMPAVTIKPTTEYDSHQHALTGPLLTDVLEHVGAPGAGSTQILMHAVDGYAVMTTLDKVRAYRFIVATQMDGKPLPLGGVGPLWATYDADNIDELSSKPLKDRFELSPWGLYHLQVIEA, encoded by the coding sequence ATGAACAAACGCCAGTTCCTGACCCGCGCGGCCGTATTGAGCGCTACGGCCTCGCCCGCGTTCGCCACCAAACCTGCCCGTCACGAAGCCTGCAACGCGTCGCCGGTGGTGCTGACCATCACCGGTTCGATCAAGCGCCACAATCGCGGCGCACTCGATCCGGCGTTCGATCAATTGCTCGCGAAACATCAGGTGAAGTTCTCCGAGGCGTACGGGGTGGACTTTGCTTTGATCGCCAGCATGCCGGCCGTGACGATCAAGCCCACCACCGAATACGATTCCCACCAGCACGCATTGACCGGCCCGCTATTAACCGATGTACTCGAACACGTCGGCGCGCCGGGCGCGGGCAGCACGCAAATTCTGATGCACGCGGTAGACGGCTATGCCGTGATGACGACGCTCGACAAAGTGCGCGCCTACCGCTTCATCGTCGCAACCCAAATGGATGGCAAGCCGCTGCCCTTAGGTGGCGTCGGCCCACTCTGGGCCACCTACGACGCGGACAACATCGACGAACTGTCGAGCAAGCCGCTCAAAGATCGCTTCGAGTTGTCGCCGTGGGGGCTGTACCACTTGCAGGTGATCGAAGCGTAA
- a CDS encoding helix-turn-helix domain-containing protein: MNPPNPSKKAPPNDLGVLLRHWRDMRGISQLDLSFNAGVSQRHISFIESGRSVPSRQMLMDIAQTLDIPLRERNTLLLAAGYAPMYSDNAWNAQEMHGVTKALDRMLRQHEPFPAIVMDRYWNVLMTNESAPRFFNCFIDMAARKEPRNMLHLIFDPEGMRPFVSDWKTVADSLIQRVYRESVGRVVDDKTRELLDALRAYPEVEAKLQPGDALKADAASASMPVIPMGFIKDGREMKYFSMVTSVGTPQTIAAQELRIECMFPADDETEMLHLQMLDANAKAKVHT; the protein is encoded by the coding sequence ATGAACCCTCCGAACCCCAGCAAGAAAGCACCGCCGAACGATCTCGGCGTGTTGTTGCGTCACTGGCGCGATATGCGCGGCATCAGTCAGTTGGATTTGTCCTTCAATGCAGGCGTTTCGCAGCGTCATATCAGCTTTATCGAAAGCGGGCGCAGCGTGCCGAGCCGGCAGATGCTGATGGATATCGCGCAGACGCTGGATATTCCCTTGCGCGAACGCAACACGCTGCTGCTGGCGGCCGGCTATGCGCCGATGTATTCCGACAACGCGTGGAATGCGCAGGAAATGCACGGCGTCACGAAAGCGCTTGATCGTATGCTGCGGCAGCATGAACCGTTTCCGGCGATCGTCATGGACCGTTACTGGAATGTGCTGATGACGAACGAGTCCGCGCCGCGCTTTTTCAATTGCTTTATCGACATGGCGGCGCGCAAGGAGCCGCGCAACATGCTGCATTTGATTTTCGATCCCGAGGGCATGCGGCCGTTCGTGTCCGATTGGAAAACGGTAGCGGACAGTTTGATTCAGCGTGTCTATCGCGAGTCGGTCGGGCGAGTGGTCGATGACAAAACGCGTGAACTGCTGGACGCGTTGCGTGCCTATCCCGAAGTGGAAGCGAAGCTGCAACCCGGAGACGCGTTAAAAGCCGACGCCGCGTCGGCATCCATGCCGGTGATACCGATGGGCTTCATCAAAGACGGCCGCGAGATGAAGTATTTCTCGATGGTCACCAGCGTCGGTACGCCGCAAACCATCGCCGCGCAGGAGCTACGGATTGAATGCATGTTCCCTGCGGACGATGAGACCGAAATGCTTCATCTGCAGATGCTCGATGCGAACGCAAAAGCAAAAGTGCATACCTGA
- a CDS encoding IS5 family transposase, which yields MRGMDEMQETLFTTVKLEDFVPADHPLRPIRVLVNDALKRLNGLFSVIYADTGRASIAPEKLMRALLLQVFYSVRSERMLMEQMRYNLLFRWFVGLAIEDAVWDHSVFSKNRDRLLEHEVVEAFFTEVMSLADKRGLLSRDHFSVDGTLIQAWASHKSFRRKDGPEDGPPAGGGRNADTDWRGERRSNATHESTTDPEARLFKKSHKSPAILCYHGHILMENRSGLVVGAVVSHADGFAERASALRLLDCVPGAHAKTVGADKAYDTRDFVNDCRARNVTPHVARNDERSGGSAIDGRTSRHAGYRTSQIIRKRIEEHFGWGKTVGRIRQTVYRGIRRVDQHFKLTMVASNLTRMARMPGVVPQGATR from the coding sequence GCAGGAAACCCTGTTCACGACGGTCAAGCTGGAGGACTTCGTCCCGGCAGATCACCCGTTGCGACCGATCCGGGTGCTGGTGAATGATGCGTTGAAACGGCTCAACGGGCTGTTCAGCGTCATCTACGCGGACACTGGCCGTGCCTCGATTGCACCTGAGAAGCTGATGCGAGCGCTGCTGTTGCAGGTGTTCTACTCGGTGCGCAGCGAGCGCATGCTGATGGAGCAGATGCGCTACAACCTGCTGTTCCGCTGGTTCGTCGGGCTGGCGATTGAGGACGCCGTGTGGGACCACTCGGTGTTCTCGAAGAACCGAGACCGGTTGCTGGAGCATGAAGTCGTGGAAGCGTTCTTCACCGAAGTCATGAGCCTGGCGGACAAACGGGGCTTGTTGTCGAGGGACCATTTCTCGGTGGACGGCACGCTGATTCAGGCGTGGGCCAGTCACAAGAGCTTCCGCCGCAAGGACGGCCCGGAGGATGGTCCGCCCGCCGGCGGTGGCCGCAACGCCGATACTGACTGGAGAGGCGAGCGACGTAGCAATGCCACGCACGAGTCGACTACTGATCCGGAGGCGCGATTGTTCAAGAAGAGCCACAAAAGCCCGGCCATCCTGTGCTACCACGGGCACATCCTGATGGAGAATCGCTCAGGGCTGGTGGTCGGTGCCGTGGTTAGTCACGCGGATGGTTTCGCCGAGCGGGCCAGCGCGTTGCGATTGCTCGATTGCGTGCCAGGCGCTCATGCGAAGACAGTCGGTGCCGACAAGGCGTATGACACCCGTGACTTCGTGAACGATTGCCGCGCTCGCAACGTGACACCGCATGTCGCGCGCAACGATGAGCGTTCGGGCGGCAGCGCAATCGACGGGCGCACTTCGCGGCATGCGGGCTACCGGACCAGTCAGATCATCCGCAAGCGTATCGAGGAGCACTTCGGCTGGGGTAAAACCGTCGGTCGGATCCGGCAGACGGTCTATCGCGGCATCCGGCGAGTCGACCAGCACTTCAAGCTGACGATGGTTGCGAGCAATCTGACCCGCATGGCGCGAATGCCAGGTGTGGTGCCGCAAGGAGCGACGCGATGA
- a CDS encoding tetratricopeptide repeat protein — protein sequence MTTTQTSDSSITDLNQQAVALCSTGQFADALQRVAPMLAPLLEGATISDDARADALNIAGACSFALRKLDDAEDYWRQCLQIKPGYVEVYDSLGMLHKSLGRLSAAKAMYRQLIVLRPDRADAHHNLGIVLYGLGYKEESEASYRQAIEIRPDYSEAYYNRAMVLHELRRLPEAEAAYRAALRGLPEHAESHNNLGNVLMDLGRLLEADAAYRQALTIRPQYPEALNNLAGVLKATNRLEESELACRLALAMRPDYPEAHLNLGAVLTEFTRLPEAEAAYRGAIACRPDYAEAHYNLGIVLAKLERFGDAERAYREALRWRPDIVQAHNNLGCVLRLLDRLPEAIEAFTQALALCPDLSEAHYNLGATAAQLGRLTEAESAYRRALALSPAYGDAKFGLAVLLLSMGRFEEGWQLYEYRYFQPGFVHYKTRDMLGCPQWGGETLADKTLLVWQEDGLGDMIQFSRYFALLKAQGARRIEFACMPALHRLMASVDGIDALVDHDTALKRASGYDCWTSLMSAPLHLRTLIDTIPRPTRLSAEPALVEQWQPALDALPPGRKIGLVWKGNLAHHNDANRSVPSLSLLAPLWTVPGLSFVSLQKGQGEDEARNPPASQPLLHLGSQINDFADTAAIIEQLDLVICVDTSTAHLAASLGKPCWVMLPEKDIDWRWMHERSDSPWYPHTVRLFRRAPNEDWSMPIDRVRQACIARFSADLAVEEQH from the coding sequence ATGACCACGACGCAGACGAGCGACTCCTCGATCACCGACCTCAACCAGCAGGCCGTCGCGCTATGTTCGACCGGACAGTTCGCCGACGCCTTGCAGCGGGTCGCGCCGATGCTTGCGCCGCTCCTTGAAGGCGCAACGATATCCGACGACGCACGCGCCGACGCGTTGAATATCGCCGGCGCCTGTTCGTTCGCGCTGCGTAAGCTCGATGACGCGGAAGACTACTGGCGCCAGTGTCTGCAGATCAAACCCGGCTACGTCGAGGTGTACGACAGCCTCGGCATGCTGCATAAGTCGCTTGGGCGGCTGTCGGCGGCCAAGGCGATGTACCGGCAACTGATCGTTCTGCGGCCGGACCGGGCCGACGCCCACCACAATCTCGGCATCGTGCTCTACGGACTCGGTTACAAGGAAGAGTCGGAGGCGTCGTACCGTCAGGCAATTGAAATCCGTCCGGATTATTCGGAGGCCTACTACAACCGCGCGATGGTGCTGCACGAATTGCGCCGTCTGCCCGAAGCCGAAGCGGCGTATCGCGCGGCGCTACGGGGACTGCCTGAGCACGCCGAATCGCACAACAACCTCGGCAATGTGTTGATGGACCTTGGCCGTCTGCTTGAAGCGGACGCCGCTTATCGTCAGGCGCTGACGATCCGGCCGCAGTATCCGGAGGCGCTGAATAATCTCGCCGGCGTGCTGAAGGCGACGAACCGGCTGGAAGAGTCCGAACTGGCCTGCCGGCTCGCGCTCGCGATGCGCCCGGATTACCCCGAGGCGCATCTGAACCTCGGCGCAGTGCTGACCGAATTCACGCGTTTGCCCGAAGCCGAAGCGGCCTATCGCGGCGCGATCGCCTGCCGTCCTGATTACGCCGAGGCGCACTACAACCTCGGTATCGTGCTGGCCAAACTCGAACGTTTCGGCGACGCCGAGCGCGCGTATCGCGAGGCGCTTCGCTGGCGGCCGGACATCGTGCAGGCGCACAACAATCTGGGCTGCGTGCTGCGTTTGCTCGACCGTCTGCCCGAGGCGATCGAGGCCTTTACGCAGGCGTTGGCGTTGTGTCCCGATCTGTCCGAGGCGCACTACAACCTCGGCGCGACAGCGGCGCAACTCGGGCGGCTGACGGAAGCCGAAAGCGCTTATCGCCGAGCGCTTGCGCTGAGTCCCGCTTACGGCGACGCAAAGTTCGGCCTCGCTGTGTTGCTGCTCAGCATGGGGCGTTTCGAAGAAGGTTGGCAGCTTTACGAATACCGCTATTTTCAGCCGGGTTTCGTCCATTACAAGACGCGCGACATGCTGGGTTGTCCGCAGTGGGGCGGCGAGACGCTGGCCGATAAAACGCTGCTGGTCTGGCAGGAAGACGGCCTCGGCGACATGATTCAGTTCAGCCGCTATTTCGCGTTGCTGAAGGCGCAAGGGGCCAGGCGGATCGAGTTCGCGTGCATGCCGGCGCTGCATCGGTTGATGGCCTCCGTCGACGGAATCGATGCGTTGGTCGACCATGACACGGCGTTGAAGCGGGCGTCCGGTTACGACTGCTGGACGAGCCTGATGAGCGCGCCGCTGCATCTGCGTACGCTGATCGATACGATTCCGCGTCCTACGCGTTTGAGCGCCGAACCGGCGTTGGTCGAACAATGGCAGCCGGCGCTGGACGCGCTGCCGCCCGGCCGCAAGATCGGTCTCGTCTGGAAGGGCAACTTGGCGCACCATAACGACGCGAATCGTTCGGTTCCTTCGCTTTCGTTGCTGGCGCCGCTCTGGACCGTGCCCGGCCTGAGCTTCGTGAGTCTGCAGAAAGGGCAGGGCGAAGACGAAGCGCGTAACCCGCCCGCTTCGCAACCGTTGCTTCATCTTGGCTCACAGATCAACGATTTCGCGGACACCGCGGCGATCATCGAACAGCTCGATCTGGTGATTTGCGTGGACACGTCTACCGCGCATCTGGCCGCGTCGCTCGGTAAGCCGTGCTGGGTGATGCTGCCGGAAAAAGATATCGACTGGCGCTGGATGCACGAGCGCAGCGATTCGCCGTGGTATCCGCACACCGTGCGGCTCTTCCGTCGCGCACCGAACGAGGATTGGTCGATGCCGATCGATCGCGTGCGGCAGGCGTGCATTGCACGATTCAGCGCCGACTTGGCTGTTGAAGAACAGCACTGA
- a CDS encoding LysR family transcriptional regulator: MRPISQTFRCFDEVVRRGSIRKAAESLHLTAAAVHQQILNLEEQVGSPLFDRLPRGMQLTTAGEIIIAAVRRGQRDFDNAMTQVEDLRSLRRGHINLAVSPSSAEQLVPDAIMAAMQSYPGVTYSVRSGNGESILKWVETGEADIGYGLRRKPPPGVVEVRAFSQHLGLVAPLGHPLTKLNKRPRLRDCLDYPLILMTPDTELRAMVDQIDHREKRKARPLVETSSVSMVRRLVADGVGIGFLIAENVAEDVAQRKLAWLALADAGARSFSCLYQRADLTTTVAMSMFLQFLGQSIETTESRFHASTPTRRKRVAKVT, from the coding sequence ATGCGTCCAATATCGCAGACATTCCGCTGTTTCGACGAGGTAGTCAGGCGCGGTTCGATCCGCAAGGCGGCCGAATCGCTGCACCTGACCGCTGCCGCAGTGCACCAGCAAATCCTCAATCTTGAGGAGCAGGTCGGCTCGCCGTTGTTCGATCGCTTGCCGCGCGGCATGCAACTCACCACCGCCGGCGAAATCATCATTGCGGCAGTGCGGCGCGGCCAGCGCGATTTCGACAATGCTATGACCCAGGTCGAAGACTTACGCTCGTTGCGGCGCGGCCATATCAACCTGGCGGTGTCGCCCTCGTCCGCCGAACAGTTGGTGCCCGATGCGATCATGGCGGCCATGCAGAGCTATCCGGGCGTGACGTATAGCGTGCGGTCGGGCAATGGCGAAAGCATCCTGAAGTGGGTGGAAACCGGCGAGGCCGACATTGGTTATGGATTGCGCCGCAAACCGCCGCCCGGCGTCGTGGAAGTGCGCGCGTTTTCACAGCACCTCGGACTCGTTGCGCCGCTTGGGCATCCGCTGACCAAACTGAACAAGCGGCCGCGACTGCGCGACTGCCTCGACTATCCGCTCATTCTGATGACGCCCGATACCGAACTGCGCGCGATGGTGGATCAGATCGACCATCGCGAGAAACGCAAGGCGCGCCCGCTGGTGGAAACCAGTTCCGTATCGATGGTGCGCCGGCTCGTGGCGGACGGGGTGGGGATCGGCTTTCTGATCGCGGAGAATGTTGCGGAAGACGTGGCGCAACGCAAACTCGCGTGGTTGGCGCTAGCGGACGCCGGCGCCAGATCGTTCAGTTGTCTGTACCAACGCGCGGACTTGACCACCACGGTCGCGATGAGCATGTTCCTGCAGTTTCTCGGTCAGTCGATCGAGACGACTGAAAGCCGTTTTCATGCGAGTACGCCGACGCGCCGCAAACGCGTGGCAAAGGTTACATGA
- a CDS encoding aryl-sulfate sulfotransferase: protein MTTTVDQITQRRRGVGLIAYDPQQSAGGYTLIAPQTAGGHVYLVDIRGEIVHEWQMPVRPGRHAVILPNGNLGYNGNHADSEDRYAPWSMWHGGDFYEVTPQGEVVWRYEDPAHHHDAQWLPNGNLLYTACERVPAGFAERVPGGTAHGPDEPMYADVIREVNRAGELVWEWKAAEHLNPKDFPIAAGFGRYHWPLVNGLGVNAKGEVLMSLRTTSGIIAVDRESGRVTTHIPPSVVSHQHAPVALANGNILTFDNGNFRAGAHVAFSRVLEIDPSAREVVWSYADDMVNAFYSAFMGNAQRLANGNTHITESATGRLFEVTPAGEVVWEYVIPWFGEYPDEAARKTGPGQLNSVFQTFRYSREQLPWLRA, encoded by the coding sequence GTGACCACCACTGTCGACCAAATTACCCAGCGGCGCCGCGGCGTCGGTCTCATCGCCTACGACCCGCAACAATCGGCCGGCGGGTATACGCTGATCGCGCCGCAGACGGCGGGCGGTCACGTTTATCTCGTCGACATTCGCGGCGAAATCGTGCACGAGTGGCAGATGCCGGTTCGTCCTGGTCGCCATGCGGTGATTCTGCCGAACGGCAATCTCGGCTACAACGGCAACCATGCAGACTCGGAAGACCGCTACGCGCCGTGGTCCATGTGGCACGGCGGCGACTTCTATGAAGTCACGCCGCAAGGCGAGGTGGTCTGGCGCTACGAAGATCCCGCGCATCATCACGACGCGCAGTGGCTGCCGAACGGCAACCTGCTGTACACCGCTTGCGAACGGGTGCCGGCCGGTTTCGCGGAGCGCGTGCCGGGCGGCACCGCGCACGGGCCCGACGAGCCGATGTACGCGGACGTGATCCGCGAGGTGAATCGTGCCGGCGAACTGGTGTGGGAATGGAAGGCAGCGGAACATCTGAACCCCAAGGACTTTCCGATCGCGGCGGGCTTTGGACGCTATCACTGGCCGCTCGTCAACGGACTCGGCGTGAACGCGAAGGGCGAGGTGCTGATGAGCTTGCGCACCACGTCGGGGATCATTGCCGTGGACCGTGAAAGCGGGCGTGTCACGACGCACATTCCGCCGAGCGTCGTGTCGCATCAGCATGCACCGGTGGCGCTCGCCAACGGCAACATTCTCACGTTCGACAACGGCAACTTCCGCGCTGGCGCGCACGTGGCGTTCTCGCGCGTGCTGGAGATCGATCCGTCGGCTCGCGAGGTGGTCTGGTCGTACGCGGACGACATGGTCAACGCGTTTTACAGCGCGTTCATGGGCAATGCGCAGCGTCTCGCCAACGGCAACACGCACATTACCGAATCCGCCACGGGGCGTCTGTTCGAAGTGACGCCGGCGGGCGAGGTGGTGTGGGAATACGTGATTCCCTGGTTCGGCGAGTACCCGGACGAAGCCGCGCGCAAGACGGGCCCCGGCCAGTTGAACAGTGTATTCCAGACGTTCCGCTATAGCCGCGAGCAACTGCCGTGGTTGCGCGCTTGA
- a CDS encoding porin: protein MKTKFAFHATAFACSAALGVSSTAQAQSSVTLYGSLDAGLGYVSNLHGAKAYIAEQGTLQADRFGFQGVEDIGAGRTVLFRLESGFVTTTGASASSSTFFNRQAYVGLADPVFGTMTLGRQTDWNFEWLGSLSTGQLLGDFSAFHPGNLDGLGSTLPVQLSNTVKWKSANYHGLSLGAMYGFAGAAASNTNGRTISFGANYTNGPVKLVAVYSEYRDRLLPLSTGLGLTSFEGQTIAPGATFNAKQVRDMGIGGSYRFERVTVHALATDVRIESAGGVEHFRSVDGGANLRLTPAEEVSAGAWTATLAGHRWTQFTVANVYSLSKTTQLYADLMFETAGGGAVANTIGIGAASGGRQTVFLSGIHHLF from the coding sequence ATGAAAACCAAATTCGCTTTTCACGCGACGGCGTTCGCGTGCTCGGCTGCGCTCGGCGTTTCTTCAACGGCGCAGGCGCAGAGCAGCGTCACGCTGTACGGCAGTCTCGACGCCGGTCTCGGCTATGTGAGCAATCTGCATGGCGCAAAGGCTTATATCGCCGAGCAGGGCACGTTACAGGCGGACCGCTTCGGCTTCCAGGGCGTCGAGGATATCGGCGCGGGGCGCACGGTGCTATTCAGGCTCGAAAGCGGTTTTGTCACGACGACAGGCGCTTCCGCCAGCAGCAGTACGTTTTTCAATCGGCAGGCGTATGTGGGTCTGGCCGATCCGGTATTCGGCACGATGACGCTGGGCCGTCAGACGGACTGGAATTTCGAGTGGCTAGGTTCGCTCTCGACGGGGCAATTGCTTGGCGATTTCTCGGCGTTCCATCCCGGCAATCTCGACGGTCTGGGCAGCACGTTGCCGGTGCAACTATCGAATACCGTGAAATGGAAGAGCGCGAATTATCACGGACTGTCGCTCGGTGCGATGTATGGATTTGCCGGCGCGGCGGCAAGCAATACCAATGGACGCACCATCAGTTTTGGTGCGAACTATACGAACGGGCCGGTCAAACTGGTGGCGGTTTATTCCGAGTACCGCGACCGCTTGCTGCCGCTTTCCACTGGGCTCGGGTTGACGTCGTTCGAAGGCCAGACGATTGCGCCGGGTGCGACCTTCAACGCGAAACAGGTGCGCGATATGGGCATCGGCGGATCGTACCGGTTCGAGCGCGTGACCGTGCATGCGCTCGCCACCGACGTGAGGATCGAGTCGGCCGGCGGCGTCGAACACTTTCGCAGCGTGGACGGCGGCGCGAATCTGCGGTTGACGCCCGCCGAAGAAGTGTCGGCGGGGGCGTGGACCGCGACGCTCGCCGGACATCGCTGGACGCAATTCACCGTGGCTAACGTCTATTCGCTGTCGAAGACAACCCAGCTTTACGCCGACCTGATGTTCGAGACCGCGGGCGGCGGCGCGGTGGCGAATACGATCGGCATTGGCGCAGCGTCAGGCGGGCGGCAGACAGTGTTCCTCAGCGGGATTCATCACCTGTTTTGA
- a CDS encoding uracil-xanthine permease family protein — translation MNPDPATHSVDTRLPAWQLVLFGLQHVLSMAASPVTAVFLVSRMLSLPGDMTVHLIGATFFVCGAGTLLQSLGAGPIGARLPFVMVPGGAPAMLFAVIATQTDLRTAAGAAILTSLFYWLVLPVFARCLRFFPRVVVGTMLVLVSVSLIKIYAGIVVGQPGTPAFARPLSLGLAVVTIVATIAVARLFKGTVGRLAVLLGLVVGTLAGWAVGLMPAAGLWDGPLFTLPALLPFGMPRFDVLAALPMLIFSVISMAEATAQTVAVGEITGKPIDMRRDVPRTIRGDALASLVGSLLGTSLIITSAENIGVVQTTGVRSRYVTATAGAMLMVVALFAPLGRLAYAIPAPVVGGTALIVFAMIGVMGINLLGKVDLHARGNQYTLAAALVVGLIPTLVPNVYASFPGPVQIVLGNGMAAGTLTAILVNLVFGAWRLVPVEKIQPT, via the coding sequence GTGAATCCTGATCCAGCCACACATAGCGTCGACACGCGGTTGCCCGCCTGGCAACTGGTGTTGTTCGGCCTGCAGCATGTTCTGTCGATGGCGGCCTCGCCCGTTACGGCGGTTTTTCTGGTGTCGAGAATGTTGTCGCTGCCGGGCGACATGACCGTGCATCTGATCGGCGCGACGTTTTTCGTGTGCGGTGCAGGCACGTTGCTGCAATCGCTGGGCGCGGGGCCGATCGGCGCGCGCCTGCCGTTCGTCATGGTGCCGGGCGGTGCGCCGGCCATGCTGTTCGCAGTGATCGCCACGCAGACGGATTTGCGTACCGCTGCCGGCGCGGCGATCCTGACCAGCCTGTTTTACTGGCTCGTATTGCCGGTGTTCGCGCGCTGCCTGCGATTTTTCCCGCGCGTGGTGGTGGGCACGATGCTGGTGCTCGTGTCGGTGAGCCTCATCAAGATCTATGCGGGGATCGTGGTCGGGCAGCCGGGTACGCCGGCCTTCGCGCGGCCGCTGTCGCTCGGTCTCGCGGTGGTCACGATCGTGGCGACGATTGCGGTGGCGCGGTTGTTCAAGGGCACTGTCGGACGGTTGGCCGTGCTGCTGGGGCTCGTGGTCGGCACGCTGGCCGGCTGGGCGGTCGGGCTGATGCCCGCCGCCGGACTGTGGGACGGGCCGCTGTTCACGCTGCCGGCGCTGCTGCCGTTCGGCATGCCGCGCTTCGACGTACTCGCAGCACTGCCGATGCTGATTTTCAGCGTCATCTCGATGGCCGAAGCGACCGCGCAGACGGTGGCCGTTGGCGAGATCACCGGCAAGCCGATCGACATGCGCCGCGATGTGCCACGGACGATTCGCGGCGATGCGCTCGCGTCGTTAGTTGGCTCGTTGCTCGGCACGTCGCTCATCATCACCAGCGCGGAGAATATCGGCGTCGTGCAGACCACGGGCGTACGTTCGCGCTACGTTACGGCGACGGCCGGCGCTATGTTGATGGTGGTCGCGTTGTTTGCGCCGCTGGGCCGCCTGGCTTACGCGATTCCCGCGCCCGTGGTGGGCGGCACGGCGCTGATCGTGTTCGCGATGATCGGCGTGATGGGCATCAATCTGCTCGGCAAGGTCGATCTGCATGCGCGTGGCAATCAATACACGCTGGCGGCGGCGCTTGTCGTGGGGCTGATACCGACTCTGGTGCCGAACGTGTATGCGTCGTTCCCGGGGCCGGTGCAGATCGTTCTCGGTAATGGCATGGCGGCGGGCACGCTCACGGCGATCTTGGTCAATCTCGTGTTCGGCGCATGGCGTCTTGTGCCGGTGGAAAAAATCCAACCCACCTAA